The sequence below is a genomic window from Rhizobium gallicum bv. gallicum R602sp.
CCAACCGGTTTGTCTGGGAAGATGCCCTCAACAAGCGCAAGGGCTTTGAGCGCCACCGGGCGGCGCTGATCTTCAAGCGCGTTCTGGCCGTCCGCTCCACCGGGATCGACCGCCAGCGGCGGGACGATGTACTGTCCCTGCTGTCCGTCGGCTTCGAACAGAAGGGGGAGGGGCCGGATGGCACGGTCGAGCTGACGCTTGCCGGCGCAGCCGAGATCGTCCTCGACGTCGAATGCATCGAAGTGCAGCTTGCGGATATCGGTGGGGCATGGGAAACCGCCTCCAAGCCCCGCCACCCCGGTGCGTGAAGACGTCCCCGTGTCGAATTGAGAAGGAATATCTGCGTTGGCAATCTGGCTGGATCAGACATCGGACGGTTTCGAGCAGCGCTTCGCCGCGTTTCTGACAACCAAGCGTGAGGTTTCAGAAGACGTGAACGCGGCCGTGCGCACGATCATCGACGACGTGCGCGCCCGCGGTGATGAAGCGCTCGCCGAATATTGCAAGAAATTCGACGGCATCGATTTTGCCGATGTGCCGATGCGCGTGAGCGAAGCGGAAATCGATGCCGCGGTGGAAGCAGTGCCTTCCGAAGTGCTCGGCGCGCTGAAGGTTGCGGCCGTCCGTATCGAATCCCATCATCGCCGCCAGCTGCCGAAGGACGATATCTACGAGGACGCCATGGGCGTCGGGCTCGGCTCGCGCTGGACGGCGATCGAGGCGGTCGGTCTCTACGTGCCGGGCGGCACGGCAAGCTATCCGAGCTCGGTGCTCATGAATGCCGTGCCGGCAAAGGTCGCAGGCGTCGAGCGCATCGTCATTGCGGTGCCGGCAACGGGCGGTGAGGTCAATCCGGCCGTACTTGCTGCGGCCAAGCTTGCCGGTGTATCGGAAATCTACCGTGTCAGCGGTGCGCAGGCTATTGCCGCGCTTGCCTACGGGACGGAGACGATCGCGCCGGTCGCAAAGATCACCGGCCCGGGCAACGCCTATGTTGCCGCCGCCAAGCGCCAGGTCTTCGGCACGGTCGGCATCGACATGATCGCCGGCCCGTCGGAAGTGCTGGTGATCGCAGACAAGGATAACAACCCGGACTGGATCGCCGCCGACCTTCTGGCCCAGGCCGAACATGATGCAAGTGCCCAGGCGATCCTGGTCACTGATAACGCCGAATTCGGCAAGGCCGTGGAAGTCGCCGTCGAGCGGCAGCTGAAGACTTTAAACCGTGCGGAAACCGCCGCCCGCAGCTGGCGGGATTTCGGTGCGGTCATCCTGGTGAAGGACCTGAAGGATGCGATACCGCTTGCCAACCGCATCGCCGCCGAGCATCTGGAGCTCGCGGTTGCCGATCCGGATGCGCTGCTCGACGGAATACGCAATGCCGGCGCGATCTTCATCGGCGCCCATACGCCGGAAGTGATCGGCGATTATGTCGGCGGCTCGAACCATGTCCTGCCGACAGCGCGCTCTGCCCGCTTCTCCTCCGGCCTTTCCGTGCTCGACTTCGTCAAGCGCACCTCGATCCTCCGGCTCGGCCCGCAGCAGCTTCGCGATCTCGGTCCGGCGGCGATTGCCCTCGCGGTCTGCGAAGGCCTCGACGCCCATGCGCGATCAGTCGCGATCCGTCTCAATCTCGAAAGGTGAGGCATGGCGAAGGGCGACTTCCGGCTCTCAGATATCGTCCTTGACGATACGATCGGCCGTTCGACGCCTGATGTCGAGCACGAGCGCGCCGTCGCGATCTTCGACCTCATCGAGGAAAACAGCTTCGAGCCAGTCGGCCACAGCGGTGGACCCTACCGGCTGAAGATTTCGCTGGTCGATTCCAAGCTCGTCTTTGCGATCACCACGGAAGCCGGGCGGGATGTTGCGACCCATATCCTGTCACTGACCCCCTTCCGCCGGCTCGTGAAAGACTATTTCATGATCTGCGAAAGCTATTACGAGGCGATCCGCTCTGCCTCGCCAAGCCGCATCGAGGCGATCGATATGGGACGGCGCGGCATCCACAACGAGGGCTCGCAGACATTGAAGGATCGGCTTGCCGGGAAGATCGAGGTCGATTTCGACACGGCGCGCCGCATCTTCACGCTCGTCTGCGTGCTCTACTGGCGCGGATGACGGCGATGGCGCCGGCTCCGACCACGGCAGAAGGAAAGGCGCCCGGCGCGATTCTCTTCATGTGCGGGCTGAACGCCATCCGCTCGCCGATCGCCGAAGTGATCGCCCGTAGCATCCTGCCCAGGAATACCTATATACGTTCCGCAGGCGTTCGCGCCGGCGAGCGCGACCCCTTTGTCGATGTCGTGCTCGATGAAATCGGCCTTTCGCTCGGGCGTCGCCAGCCGCAGACGCTTGACGAGCTCGAGGATGACTACTTCGATCTGATCATCACGCTCTCGCCGCAGGCCCATCACGCCGCACTGGAACTGACGCGGTCGAGCGCCGTCGACGTGATCTATTGGCCGACGATGGATCCGACGGTCACAACCGGGACCCGCGAGCAGATTCTGGACGCTTACCGTGAGGTGCGTGATCACCTCGAGACGCTCATCGAAACACGGCTCGTCAGGAGAAATGGCATCGCCGCGCAATCGGCGTGAAACAAAAGGAAGAAAGCCCGATCAACAAGGTTCACAAATGACCCCTGATTGTGTAGTTTCCGCGAAAATTTTAAGGCGGCCAATGCCGTCATCTCAACCGACAGGAAGAAAACCTTTATATGCCTAAAGAAGAAGTCCTCGAATTCCCGGGTATTGTGACCGAACTTCTGCCGAACGCGACCTTTCGGGTGAAGCTCGAAAACGAGCACGAAATCATCGCCCATACGGCGGGCCGCATGCGCAAGAACCGCATCCGCGTTCTCGCCGGCGACAAGGTTCTTGTGGAAATGACGCCTTACGATCTCACGAAGGGCCGCATCACCTATCGTTTCAAATAGGCTTGGCCCGGAAGCTTCAAGGGCTTCCGTTTCCGGTCGAGGGTCCATGGCGCTCACATACAAGCTCATTCTGGCTTCCGGCTCGCCGCGCCGTGTCGACCTGCTCAACCAGGCAGGCATCGAGCCCTCGCGCCTAATGCCGATGGATATCGACGAGACGCCGAGGAAATCCGAGCATCCCCGTTCGCTTGCCCGGCGCCTTTCGACGGAAAAGGCCGAAGCGGCCCTTGCCGCGATCAAGAGCGACATGGCCTGGAAGGGCAGCTATATCCTTGCTGCCGACACTGTGGTTGCCGTCGGTCGCCGCATTCTCGGCAAGGCCGAGTTCGCAGACGAGGCTTCCGCCTCGCTGCATCTGCTTTCCGGCCGCAGCCACTGGGTCTATACCGGCGTCTGCCTGGTGACGCCCGACCGCAAGATCCGCCAGAAGATCGCCGAGACGAAAGTGCGCTTCAAACGCCTTTCCGGTTTCGAGATCGAGAACTATCTTGCCTCTGGCCAGTGGCGCGGCAAGGCGGGTGCCTATGGCATCCAGGGGCTGGCCGGCAGCTTCGTGCAGAAAATGGTGGGCTCCTACACAAATGTCGTCGGCCTGCCGCTTTATGAAACAATCCTGCTGCTGACCGGCGAAGGCTTCGACGTGCATAGCCGGTGGCCTGAAGGCTGAGCCCGGAGGAAGATCACCGTGCCCGAAGAGAAAAAAACCGTCGCCAAGGTCGAACCGCTGCGCAAGACGCGCCCTTGCCCGGAATGCGCCAAGCCCTCGCACCGCGATCACTATCCTTTCTGTTCGAACCGGTGCCGCGAGGCCGACCTCTCCCGCTGGCTGAACGGCGCCTATGCCATTCCGGTTGCCGAAGACGAGAAGAGCAGGGACTACGACGACGAAAACTAGCGATAATCCACAGCGAACCCCTTCAATTTGCTCGTGAATCCGCAAAATGTCCCCGGTTGGCAAAAAACTGTCATTTGCTGCTTGCCATGGCCGGACAAGATGCTATAACCCCGCTCGCTTCCGGGGCGAACCAAGGCCCCGCACTTCTTTCAACGAAGAATGTTCTGCGAAGCACGGATGCCCAGATAGCTCAGTTGGTAGAGCAGCGGATTGAAAATCCGCGTGTCGCTGGTTCGATTCCGGCTCTGGGCACCACCGAAAACCCATTTAAAAAGCCGTGAGCCGTGATCTGGTCCGCAGATTTACTGTTTGAATGTCGCATCACGCCTCGGACGGAGCCTCGGCCCCGGAACTGCGCACCCTTGCGGATTTCGGTGGATTCGAATCTGACTACGTGACGTTCGCGAAGCCGTCCATTGGCTGGAGACTAAGCCACCCTACCGTCTTTTCCATTCTATTCAGGCACTGTTCTGCATTTCAGATCGGCGACAACCTGAAGGCATGAGTATCGGGTCGGTCGCGGCACCTAGACCAAGAGGAGAACCATCCCAGATCGTTCAAGACGACGGCCGCCTGCTTGGTTTTGGATAGATATCGCTCATCGATCGACTTGATGCCCTAATTTTCGCGGCGGTAGGTGTCTTAGGTTCGGTCGCGCGCGCGTCCGTCTGTGGGCACTTGCAAGAGTAACTCGGCCCACGGCGGCTACAGCGTCCAATTCTATGAGGTAGCCAAAATGCAATCCGGGAACGGGCACCACCGTTCGAGCCGGCCGCACCTGCTGCTTGAGCGTTACAATTCATGTCATCTGAACGCTGGCTTGAGAAGGAAGTTAATAAAGATTTCGCGCTGCTGCCCCAGCGCCAGTCAACAAGGAAGCGTGATCGGCGCTGCGAACCTTCATTGAATGCGCCGGCCGTTGCGGTCGGGGTTCGAGCGCACCGCCTGTCGCACGGCGGCCTTTGCAGCCGCTGTAGATGAGCATGTCGGCGCCGGCGACCGTCGCAGAATCGACCAAAGCAGGGCTCCGCCATCCCTGATCAAGGGTGCCAAGACTTTGGTCTGGAGGAGTGTCCACGGAAATTCACCGCAGTTCGGAGGTCGAACTGATCGGCATTCGCTTCGTTCAGCGTCGCCATGCACCCGATGCCGGCATGAGAAAGGCGCCGTCGACGCGCCATACCTAATCGCGCACGGCAGTGCCGAACTCGGCGGCGGCGGGATCGGTAGCGTCATTTTCAAGATGACGGCCGTGAGCAGCATCGTTTCGGCAATCTGTTCTGGATTGTGCCCGGTCAAGACCAAGCGAGCACCCTCGTCGGTTAGGCGCTTGGCGGTGGCGCGGCCGATGCCGGATCCTTATCCGGAGTATCGGCTGATCGCGAGATCGGTCGCGTCGATCTCAGGTTTGCGACCGCTGACAAGATCGGCGATCACGCGCGCCGAGCCAGAGCTCATCGTCCAGCCTAACGTCCCATGCCCTGTGTTGAGAAACAGGCCCGTGATCTTCGTTGGACCGATGACGGGCGTCCCGTCCGGCGTCATCGGACGCAATCCTGACCAGAAGGATGCATTTGAGACCTCGCCCCCGGGGAAGAGGTCGGTGACGGAATGTTCGAGCGTGCGGCGGCGCGCCTGCCCGAGATCATTGGTATATCCGGAGATCTCTGCCATGCCGCCAACGCGGATGCGATCGCCAAGGCGGGTGATGGCGATCTTGTAAGTCTCGTCCATCACGGTCGATTCCGGCGCGCGCGAAGCGTCGGTGATTGGGATCGTCAATGAATAGCCCTTCACGGGATAAACTGGCAGTGTGATGCCGAGCGGCTTCAGGAGCAGCGAAGAGTAGCTGCCGAGTGCCACGACGACCGCATCGGCGCGAAGGATTTCTCGATCGCAGATGACGCTGCGGACCCGACCGCCTGCCACATCCAGCCCTTTGATCTGAGTGTCATAGGCGAAGCGCACGCCGAGTTCCTCGACTTTCTTCGCGAGCGCATTGGTAAACTTGAAGCAGTCGCCGGTTTCATCCTTCGGCGTCAGCAGACCGCCAACGATCTTGTCGCGCACATGAGCAAGTGCCGGTTCGGCACGGATGCACCCATCACGGTCCAGCACCTCGTAGGGAATGCCGTCGGCGGCAAGAGCCTTGACGTCCTTGCCGGAGGCATCGAACTGCTGCTGCGTACGGAAAAGTTGCAGTGTCCCCTGCATGCGCTCATCATAGGCGATGTCTGTCTCGGCACGTAGCGCGGCGAGCGAAATCCGGCTGTAATCTGCAAGCCGCAGCATACGACTCTTGTTTATCGCATACCGCTCGGATGTGCAGTTCGACAACATCCTGACGAGCCAGCAGAGCATCGCGACATCGACCTTCGGGCGCAGGATCAACGGCGCGTATTGCATGAACAGCCATTTGATTGCCTTCATCGGAATGCCGGGTGCGGCCCACGGCGAGCAATAGCCGAAGGAGACTTCGCCGGCATTGGCAAAGCTCGTTTCAAATGCCGGCCCCTCTTGGCGGTCGACAACGATAACCTCGTGTCCGGACTTGGCAAGTTGGTAGGCGGACGTCACGCCGATGATGCCGGCGCCGAGAACGATGACTTTCATGTGTATCCTTACGCGAAAATAAATGTTCAGCGATACCGCCGATGATAGCGCTGACCGAGGCCGGTCAAGATTTCGTAGGAGATTGTGCCGGCGTCGCGGGCAAGGTCTTCCAACGTCTGATGAGGGCCGAGCACTTCAACGAAGCTGCCGAGGGTTAGCGTGCCTTCCGGCAGGGCAGATATGTCAATTGTCATGCTGTCCATCGAAACTCGGCCGACAATCGGAAGGCGTACGCCATCGTAGTAAACCGCTCCACGACCGCTCAGGCTGCGCAGCAGCCCGTCGGCATAACCCGCCGCAAGCGTCGCAAGGCGCATTTCGCCCTCCGCGACATGAGCACCACTATAGCCGATACGAGCACCGGCCTGGACCGCCTGGATCTGCACCACCGCGACATCCAGGTGAACGACCGCCTCCATCGGGTTTGCAACACCTGCAGTCGGGGCGCCACCGTAAAGCGCAATTCCGGAACGGGCGAGCACACCGTGAAAGGCATTGCCGAGAAAGATCCCGCCGGAATTAGCGAAGCAGACGTCGAAGCCGGGAAACTCGTCGGCGATCCGGTTCATTTCGGCAAGCTGGTCGCCATTTTGCTCGCTTCCAGCATCGTCGGCGGACGCGAGATGGCTCATGATGAACAAGATCTCGACATTCCCGAATTCCCTAAGCGACGCCGAAAGCTCCGCCCGCTTCTTGGGCTGCACGCCAAGTCTCGACATGCCGGTGTCGAACTGTAATACCGCCGGTAGCGTGCGCTTCAGGCGGCGGGCCGCGCCAGCCCATTGCTGCAACTGCTCCAAGGAGTTGAGAACGGGGATGATGCGGCTCTCGGCGCAGCGAATTTCGCTTCCAGGCTGCAAACCGTTGAGGACGAAGAGCTGGGCCTCAGGCGGCAGATTGGGCCGAAGGTGTACGGCTTCGACGAACTGGGCAACGAAGAAATGCCGGCAGCCTTGGGAGTAGAGCGCTTGCGCCACCTGGTCGGCGCCAAGACCATAGGCGTTGGCCTTGACGACGGCGGCCGTCTGCGCCGGCGCTACCATTTCCGACAGAAGCTTATAGTTGCGGCGCAGCGCACCGAGATCGATCGTCAGGTAGCCCGAAGCTCCCACGGAGCTTAAGGCCGCCTGGCTTCTGGATTCCAAAATCATGTCCATCAGATAGCCTCTCTTGCTGCCAGAGAGGATATTGAAACGATCGAGAAATTTCCCATGATTTAGCGATTGATTATGCAATTGAACCATGTTTACTGAAATTATCGTTCACTTAATGAAATAATCGATCATGACAGCTCTGGATGCTATCGATCGCAATATCCTCCGGTTGCTTCGGGTTGATGCCCGGCAAAGCAACGCAAAACTCGCCGAAGGCGTTGGCCTGTCCCCATCAGCTTGCTTGCGCCGTATCAGGCTGATGGAGAAGGCCGGCGTTATAAGGGGGTACACGGCGCTGATCGAAGCGGCGAACGCAGAGGCCGCGATGGCCGTAATCATCAACATTACACTCGAGCGGCAGACCGAGGATCACCTGGATCGTTTTGAAGCGGCCGTCCGCAGGTATCCCGAAATCCAGGAGTGTTTTTTGATGACGGGCGGCTCTGACTACCTTCTGCGTGTCGAGGTTGCGAATGCTGGCGAATTCGAGCGGATCCACAAAGAGATCCTTTCCACCCTTCCTGGTGTCCTGAGAATCCATTCAAGCTTTTCAATTCGAAACGTGCTTGCAACGCGCTTAAAGCGACGGTGACGGGTTTGGTCTAAAGGCAACGACCGCCTTTTGTCGTCGTGCTCGACGACGCAATTGCGCCAGGCGTGCTGCAGATCGCAGGATATTGCTGGCCCGATCGCTGGCATCGGTCAGGAATTTTTCGGGCTTTGCGGCCACGATCGGGGAGGATATCGCCCGCC
It includes:
- the hisD gene encoding histidinol dehydrogenase, translated to MAIWLDQTSDGFEQRFAAFLTTKREVSEDVNAAVRTIIDDVRARGDEALAEYCKKFDGIDFADVPMRVSEAEIDAAVEAVPSEVLGALKVAAVRIESHHRRQLPKDDIYEDAMGVGLGSRWTAIEAVGLYVPGGTASYPSSVLMNAVPAKVAGVERIVIAVPATGGEVNPAVLAAAKLAGVSEIYRVSGAQAIAALAYGTETIAPVAKITGPGNAYVAAAKRQVFGTVGIDMIAGPSEVLVIADKDNNPDWIAADLLAQAEHDASAQAILVTDNAEFGKAVEVAVERQLKTLNRAETAARSWRDFGAVILVKDLKDAIPLANRIAAEHLELAVADPDALLDGIRNAGAIFIGAHTPEVIGDYVGGSNHVLPTARSARFSSGLSVLDFVKRTSILRLGPQQLRDLGPAAIALAVCEGLDAHARSVAIRLNLER
- a CDS encoding arsenate-mycothiol transferase ArsC, with the translated sequence MTAMAPAPTTAEGKAPGAILFMCGLNAIRSPIAEVIARSILPRNTYIRSAGVRAGERDPFVDVVLDEIGLSLGRRQPQTLDELEDDYFDLIITLSPQAHHAALELTRSSAVDVIYWPTMDPTVTTGTREQILDAYREVRDHLETLIETRLVRRNGIAAQSA
- the yacG gene encoding DNA gyrase inhibitor YacG, whose product is MPEEKKTVAKVEPLRKTRPCPECAKPSHRDHYPFCSNRCREADLSRWLNGAYAIPVAEDEKSRDYDDEN
- a CDS encoding UPF0262 family protein; amino-acid sequence: MAKGDFRLSDIVLDDTIGRSTPDVEHERAVAIFDLIEENSFEPVGHSGGPYRLKISLVDSKLVFAITTEAGRDVATHILSLTPFRRLVKDYFMICESYYEAIRSASPSRIEAIDMGRRGIHNEGSQTLKDRLAGKIEVDFDTARRIFTLVCVLYWRG
- the infA gene encoding translation initiation factor IF-1, with translation MPKEEVLEFPGIVTELLPNATFRVKLENEHEIIAHTAGRMRKNRIRVLAGDKVLVEMTPYDLTKGRITYRFK
- a CDS encoding DUF2948 family protein; translated protein: MTDLKLLALDSEDLAVVSAHMQDSVFKVGDMAWSPRDGQFSIAANRFVWEDALNKRKGFERHRAALIFKRVLAVRSTGIDRQRRDDVLSLLSVGFEQKGEGPDGTVELTLAGAAEIVLDVECIEVQLADIGGAWETASKPRHPGA
- a CDS encoding D-amino acid dehydrogenase encodes the protein MKVIVLGAGIIGVTSAYQLAKSGHEVIVVDRQEGPAFETSFANAGEVSFGYCSPWAAPGIPMKAIKWLFMQYAPLILRPKVDVAMLCWLVRMLSNCTSERYAINKSRMLRLADYSRISLAALRAETDIAYDERMQGTLQLFRTQQQFDASGKDVKALAADGIPYEVLDRDGCIRAEPALAHVRDKIVGGLLTPKDETGDCFKFTNALAKKVEELGVRFAYDTQIKGLDVAGGRVRSVICDREILRADAVVVALGSYSSLLLKPLGITLPVYPVKGYSLTIPITDASRAPESTVMDETYKIAITRLGDRIRVGGMAEISGYTNDLGQARRRTLEHSVTDLFPGGEVSNASFWSGLRPMTPDGTPVIGPTKITGLFLNTGHGTLGWTMSSGSARVIADLVSGRKPEIDATDLAISRYSG
- a CDS encoding Lrp/AsnC family transcriptional regulator is translated as MTALDAIDRNILRLLRVDARQSNAKLAEGVGLSPSACLRRIRLMEKAGVIRGYTALIEAANAEAAMAVIINITLERQTEDHLDRFEAAVRRYPEIQECFLMTGGSDYLLRVEVANAGEFERIHKEILSTLPGVLRIHSSFSIRNVLATRLKRR
- the alr gene encoding alanine racemase — translated: MDMILESRSQAALSSVGASGYLTIDLGALRRNYKLLSEMVAPAQTAAVVKANAYGLGADQVAQALYSQGCRHFFVAQFVEAVHLRPNLPPEAQLFVLNGLQPGSEIRCAESRIIPVLNSLEQLQQWAGAARRLKRTLPAVLQFDTGMSRLGVQPKKRAELSASLREFGNVEILFIMSHLASADDAGSEQNGDQLAEMNRIADEFPGFDVCFANSGGIFLGNAFHGVLARSGIALYGGAPTAGVANPMEAVVHLDVAVVQIQAVQAGARIGYSGAHVAEGEMRLATLAAGYADGLLRSLSGRGAVYYDGVRLPIVGRVSMDSMTIDISALPEGTLTLGSFVEVLGPHQTLEDLARDAGTISYEILTGLGQRYHRRYR
- a CDS encoding Maf-like protein encodes the protein MALTYKLILASGSPRRVDLLNQAGIEPSRLMPMDIDETPRKSEHPRSLARRLSTEKAEAALAAIKSDMAWKGSYILAADTVVAVGRRILGKAEFADEASASLHLLSGRSHWVYTGVCLVTPDRKIRQKIAETKVRFKRLSGFEIENYLASGQWRGKAGAYGIQGLAGSFVQKMVGSYTNVVGLPLYETILLLTGEGFDVHSRWPEG